The following proteins come from a genomic window of Thermoproteus sp.:
- a CDS encoding DNA-binding protein has translation MEGFRTIYKYSEKLDSYVIKRITIQFLQDQTRNAKGNLITFRPSKIAQDLSIYSRKDIRAKTVMIRGFLDELVHRGYIAVIKRSARGKVYGLYRSGKLWDLLEKYETDKVLEILESEKLQ, from the coding sequence ATGGAAGGCTTTCGTACAATTTACAAATATTCCGAAAAGCTCGACTCCTATGTGATAAAAAGGATAACTATACAATTTCTGCAAGATCAGACGCGCAATGCAAAGGGAAATTTAATTACATTTCGGCCATCTAAAATAGCGCAAGATTTAAGTATATATAGCAGAAAAGACATAAGGGCCAAGACAGTAATGATTAGGGGCTTCCTCGACGAGCTCGTCCATCGCGGCTATATTGCCGTCATCAAGAGGAGCGCTAGGGGCAAAGTCTACGGCCTCTATCGAAGCGGCAAGCTCTGGGACCTCTTGGAGAAATACGAAACCGACAAGGTATTGGAGATATTGGAGTCCGAAAAACTACAGTAG
- a CDS encoding transcription factor S produces MRFCPRDGSLLVPTRKGETTVLKCPKCGYEEPINDATKSAYRARSVVEKKNEILVASAVAETLPKTKAVCPKCGNEEAYVWMQQTRAADEPPTRFYRCTRCGHTWREYA; encoded by the coding sequence ATGCGTTTCTGTCCACGAGACGGCTCCCTTCTGGTCCCCACTAGGAAGGGCGAAACTACAGTGCTCAAGTGTCCCAAATGTGGCTACGAGGAACCCATAAACGACGCGACGAAATCGGCGTATAGGGCTAGGTCGGTCGTGGAGAAGAAAAACGAGATACTGGTGGCCAGCGCCGTAGCTGAGACTCTGCCTAAGACCAAAGCGGTCTGCCCCAAATGCGGCAACGAGGAGGCCTACGTCTGGATGCAACAGACCAGAGCCGCAGACGAGCCCCCCACTAGGTTTTATAGATGTACTAGATGTGGGCACACCTGGAGGGAATACGCCTAG
- a CDS encoding DNA replication initiation complex subunit has product MLNKIYAWLSAELSSKLLARPPASSYAELANEINEELKRSALPPALEEGVRIQLARALASVMEIRLKKIVADIYQGREPRDLVAEEERLLGPLRKILETPPKASGKYEIVLFLNSFQTISTSEFKQIGPFNRGDLAKIPAEDAKELEAKGLVKRFRLI; this is encoded by the coding sequence GTGTTAAATAAAATCTACGCCTGGCTCTCAGCCGAGCTCAGCTCGAAGCTATTAGCCAGACCGCCCGCCTCGTCCTATGCGGAGCTCGCCAACGAGATAAACGAAGAGCTGAAGAGGTCGGCCCTGCCCCCAGCCCTAGAGGAGGGCGTGAGGATCCAGCTGGCCAGAGCGCTAGCGTCGGTCATGGAGATTAGGTTGAAGAAAATCGTAGCCGATATATACCAGGGGAGGGAGCCAAGAGACCTAGTGGCCGAAGAGGAGAGGCTCCTCGGCCCTCTAAGAAAGATCTTAGAAACGCCGCCGAAGGCCTCCGGCAAATATGAAATAGTCCTCTTCCTAAATTCGTTTCAGACGATATCCACCTCCGAGTTCAAACAGATCGGGCCTTTCAACAGAGGCGATTTGGCTAAAATACCGGCTGAAGACGCCAAGGAGCTGGAGGCCAAAGGGCTCGTGAAGAGGTTTAGGCTAATCTAG
- a CDS encoding 30S ribosomal protein S19e — MVSVKDVPADLLIKELANYLKTNTTQVKPPVWWMYVKTGANKDRPPADEDWWYIRAASIIRRLYLDGPVGLSRLRTYYGYRAKVGQGMRSERTRKAGGAIIRKILHQLEQAGIVARTKRGRVLTPEGRSLVDRIATKIAKDLVKTRPELAKYLAPPRE; from the coding sequence GTGGTTTCGGTAAAAGACGTCCCGGCTGACCTATTGATAAAGGAGCTGGCCAACTACCTAAAGACCAATACGACTCAAGTGAAGCCTCCAGTGTGGTGGATGTACGTAAAAACCGGCGCCAATAAGGACAGGCCTCCTGCCGACGAGGACTGGTGGTACATAAGGGCCGCCTCCATAATCAGAAGGCTTTATCTCGACGGGCCTGTCGGCCTCTCGCGCCTGCGGACCTACTACGGCTATAGGGCCAAGGTGGGGCAGGGAATGAGAAGCGAACGTACTAGAAAGGCCGGAGGGGCCATAATTAGGAAGATACTCCACCAACTTGAACAGGCCGGCATAGTGGCCAGGACCAAGAGGGGCAGGGTCTTAACGCCGGAGGGCAGATCCCTCGTCGATAGGATCGCCACCAAGATAGCGAAAGATCTAGTGAAGACGCGGCCCGAATTGGCCAAATATTTGGCTCCACCTAGGGAGTAA
- a CDS encoding 50S ribosomal protein L44e: MRFPKKVNTYCPRCDAYTEHTVSIYHQGKRRELAEGQRRYNRKLKGYGSSPKPKQKRFAKVNKKIALVLTCSKCGYKLHKSLGRMKKVELV, from the coding sequence ATGCGTTTTCCGAAAAAGGTGAATACGTACTGCCCCAGGTGCGACGCCTATACTGAACATACCGTCTCTATATACCACCAAGGCAAGAGGAGGGAGTTGGCGGAGGGGCAGAGGAGGTACAACAGGAAGCTGAAGGGCTACGGCTCTTCGCCCAAGCCAAAACAGAAGAGGTTCGCCAAGGTCAACAAGAAGATAGCGCTTGTGCTCACCTGCTCTAAATGTGGATATAAGCTACATAAGTCTCTAGGCAGAATGAAGAAGGTAGAGCTGGTGTAA
- a CDS encoding DNA primase small subunit domain-containing protein yields MASRLIEALFRDYYRKARLEIPEIERREVGVLTLGGVMTRHKAFRSVEELRSFCLKEPPLGLYYSVALYERPDEKDMDAKGWLGADLVFDIDGDHLDTPSCRGMELLNVKCLEDAKEEAVKLLEALRNELGLEGTPVYSGHRGFHVHVRSEEVRSLDSSERRRLVDFLVGRNLDPSKFEARIGKRVVKLYVEEPLGSLARIMRGLDDGSYSIRIDEVVTTDIHRLIRAPGSLNNKTGFIALPLSSSDLDKDADSILEKAVAFKKGEVFVRLKEPLEEVLGVKIGREEAVLPLYIAIYLHLQGKAEIEDKRK; encoded by the coding sequence ATGGCCTCGCGGCTGATCGAGGCGTTGTTTAGAGACTACTACAGGAAGGCGCGGTTGGAGATCCCCGAGATAGAGAGGAGGGAGGTCGGCGTCTTGACTCTCGGGGGCGTGATGACTAGACACAAGGCCTTCAGGTCAGTCGAGGAGCTCAGATCTTTCTGCCTTAAAGAGCCCCCGCTGGGCCTCTATTATTCGGTCGCTCTCTACGAGAGACCAGACGAGAAGGACATGGACGCCAAGGGCTGGCTCGGCGCTGATTTAGTCTTCGACATAGACGGCGACCATCTAGACACGCCCAGCTGTAGGGGCATGGAGCTCCTCAACGTCAAATGCCTAGAGGACGCCAAAGAGGAGGCTGTAAAGCTGCTGGAGGCGTTGAGGAACGAGCTGGGCCTCGAGGGGACGCCCGTCTATTCGGGCCACAGGGGCTTCCACGTACATGTGAGGTCGGAAGAGGTGAGAAGCCTCGACTCGAGCGAACGTAGGAGGCTCGTCGACTTCCTAGTGGGGCGCAACCTGGACCCCTCCAAGTTCGAGGCGAGGATAGGGAAGAGGGTAGTAAAGCTCTATGTGGAGGAGCCTCTTGGGAGTCTTGCCAGAATCATGAGGGGCCTCGACGACGGGAGCTACTCCATAAGGATAGACGAGGTGGTGACTACAGACATACATAGGCTCATAAGGGCGCCCGGCTCTTTAAACAACAAGACAGGCTTCATTGCGCTCCCCCTAAGCTCTTCGGATTTGGATAAAGATGCTGACTCCATATTGGAGAAGGCAGTGGCCTTCAAGAAAGGCGAAGTGTTCGTGAGGCTTAAGGAGCCCCTCGAGGAGGTTCTAGGCGTCAAGATAGGCAGAGAAGAGGCCGTCTTGCCGTTATACATTGCGATATATCTACACCTACAGGGCAAGGCGGAGATAGAAGACAAGAGGAAATAA
- a CDS encoding 30S ribosomal protein S27e, translating into MPPRFSKVLIPQPRTKFLRVRCPDCGNEQVIFSHASMVVRCLVCGRVLAQPTGGRAQILGHVVRVLD; encoded by the coding sequence ATGCCGCCGAGATTCTCCAAGGTCTTAATACCCCAGCCCCGCACTAAGTTCTTGAGGGTCCGCTGTCCCGACTGCGGCAACGAGCAGGTCATATTTAGCCACGCCTCTATGGTGGTGAGGTGTCTAGTCTGCGGGCGCGTATTGGCCCAGCCGACTGGGGGTAGGGCCCAGATATTGGGCCACGTCGTGAGGGTACTAGATTAG
- a CDS encoding 50S ribosomal protein L31e — protein MSEGAKVVASREYRISLKRAYWAARPRRAKRAIGIIREFAARHMKVDVKKVKIDTAVNLYVWSRSRERPPRYLDVVLEKREDGTVVVKLKQ, from the coding sequence ATGTCCGAGGGCGCCAAGGTCGTGGCGTCTAGGGAATATAGGATAAGCCTAAAGAGGGCCTATTGGGCGGCCCGCCCTAGGAGGGCTAAAAGGGCTATAGGCATAATTAGGGAATTTGCGGCGCGCCACATGAAGGTCGACGTCAAGAAGGTCAAAATAGACACTGCGGTGAACCTATACGTCTGGTCCAGGAGCAGGGAGAGACCTCCGCGCTATTTGGACGTGGTCTTAGAGAAGCGGGAAGACGGCACTGTTGTGGTCAAGCTCAAGCAGTAA
- a CDS encoding DNA-binding protein, with translation MAEEGNDEELERLREKKLRELQEQAEMRRRAEELAAQRRLALKRILTPEALARLDNLRIVRPELVEALEQQLIALASSGRVKLPISDEDLKQILAELYEKSRREYRFRF, from the coding sequence ATGGCCGAGGAGGGCAACGACGAAGAGCTGGAGAGGCTTCGGGAGAAGAAGCTCCGCGAGTTACAGGAACAGGCCGAGATGCGGAGGCGGGCGGAGGAGCTGGCCGCTCAGCGCCGCCTGGCCCTCAAGAGGATATTGACGCCGGAGGCCCTCGCCCGTCTCGACAACCTCAGAATTGTGAGGCCGGAGCTTGTCGAGGCGTTGGAGCAACAGCTCATAGCCCTCGCGAGTAGTGGGAGGGTTAAACTGCCTATCTCCGACGAGGACTTGAAGCAGATTTTGGCGGAGCTCTACGAGAAGAGCAGGAGGGAGTATAGGTTCCGGTTTTAA
- a CDS encoding 50S ribosomal protein L39e: MARNKALGKKVRLAAALKSNRDPPVWVRLKTKNRVLRSPARRHWRRAKLKA; this comes from the coding sequence ATGGCGCGTAATAAGGCCTTAGGTAAAAAGGTCAGGCTGGCCGCCGCCTTGAAGTCCAATAGGGACCCGCCGGTGTGGGTGAGGCTCAAGACGAAGAATAGGGTTCTTAGATCGCCCGCTAGGCGCCACTGGAGGAGGGCCAAGCTCAAGGCTTAA
- a CDS encoding molybdopterin-dependent oxidoreductase, whose protein sequence is MVVACTRDCYDTCIFEPVFDGQRLADLRPVKWFPTLGFTCPRGRADVRRLYSKRRLKRPLLRKEGGFVEVDWGRALAELADRLKATDPAKVLHVEYDGNQGLLTWYYPARLFNALGAASTDYSICSAEGHAALKLHWGRSWSVLPEELASARAVVFWGLNAAVSFIHGWVSVKRAKAKTAAIDVAPTETVKAADVPVLIRPGTDVVLALGIARELISRGVYDKTFIERYTYGFDKFVDYVKQFDFDLVEREAGIDRRKFDELVDLYASGAKTVIGFSLGRTLNGGDAVRAISLIHALLGDPLGFFYSNSGAWGIDFDYLRGLHAGKPSRVVPMGLVGSSIGNFELLYVWNANPAMTLPQGDRICEAARRGDLFLAVHDIVLNETAECADLVLPAPTYLEKDDVVYSYWHNLLVYNKAVVQPVGEARPEYWVVRELGERLGLGGHPLLREDPWDAVDAALRPAGVKLAELRAAGVLPLRRGDPLKFNTPTGRVEFYSLAAERAGLSPLPKYERPKGGYVLTFTSEPLHTNTQFFEEYGEPEPIAFVNPADVKADVACIEAGGVSVRVKLVADPEVPRGVVLMRGIARGLDGMPINAVVDGTPNPYGGTPRINTSYVELRPCSNVFKV, encoded by the coding sequence ACACGTGTATATTCGAGCCGGTCTTCGACGGGCAGAGGCTCGCCGATTTGAGGCCGGTCAAGTGGTTCCCCACCTTAGGCTTTACCTGCCCCAGGGGGAGGGCCGACGTGAGGAGACTGTACTCCAAGAGGAGGCTCAAGAGGCCTCTTCTCAGAAAGGAGGGTGGATTCGTAGAGGTGGACTGGGGCAGGGCTTTGGCCGAGCTCGCCGATAGGCTTAAGGCCACGGATCCCGCCAAGGTGCTCCACGTGGAGTACGACGGCAACCAAGGCCTTTTGACTTGGTACTATCCCGCCAGGCTCTTCAACGCTCTGGGGGCCGCGTCGACCGACTACTCCATCTGTAGCGCAGAGGGCCACGCCGCGTTGAAGCTCCACTGGGGCCGCTCCTGGAGCGTGTTGCCGGAGGAGCTGGCCTCGGCGAGGGCAGTGGTCTTCTGGGGCCTAAACGCCGCCGTCAGCTTCATACACGGCTGGGTCTCTGTGAAGAGAGCCAAGGCCAAGACCGCCGCTATAGACGTAGCTCCCACAGAGACCGTCAAGGCCGCAGATGTCCCCGTCTTGATAAGGCCGGGCACCGACGTCGTGTTGGCTTTGGGAATAGCGAGAGAGCTCATATCGAGAGGAGTCTACGACAAGACCTTCATAGAGAGGTATACGTACGGCTTCGACAAATTTGTCGACTACGTAAAACAGTTCGACTTCGACCTCGTGGAGAGGGAGGCAGGGATAGACAGGAGGAAGTTCGACGAGCTGGTCGACCTCTACGCGTCGGGCGCCAAGACCGTAATAGGCTTCTCGTTGGGGCGGACTCTAAACGGAGGCGACGCGGTGAGGGCCATCTCGTTGATACACGCCCTCTTGGGCGACCCCCTAGGCTTCTTCTATTCTAACTCCGGGGCTTGGGGCATAGATTTCGATTACCTCAGAGGCCTACATGCGGGCAAGCCCTCTAGGGTCGTCCCCATGGGGCTTGTGGGCTCCTCTATAGGCAACTTCGAGCTGTTGTACGTCTGGAACGCCAACCCGGCGATGACTCTGCCGCAGGGAGATAGGATATGTGAGGCCGCCCGGCGCGGCGATTTGTTCCTGGCGGTTCACGATATAGTCCTCAACGAGACCGCCGAGTGCGCCGATTTGGTCCTCCCCGCGCCTACATATTTGGAGAAGGACGACGTGGTCTATAGCTACTGGCACAACCTGCTCGTTTACAACAAGGCGGTAGTACAGCCTGTAGGCGAGGCGAGGCCGGAATACTGGGTCGTGAGGGAGCTGGGCGAGAGGCTCGGCCTCGGGGGACATCCGCTCCTACGCGAAGACCCTTGGGATGCAGTGGACGCCGCGTTGAGGCCGGCCGGAGTGAAGCTGGCGGAGCTAAGGGCCGCCGGGGTCCTCCCCCTACGTAGAGGGGACCCCCTTAAGTTCAACACCCCCACTGGCAGAGTGGAGTTCTACAGCCTCGCCGCGGAGAGGGCCGGCCTCAGCCCTCTGCCGAAATACGAGAGGCCCAAGGGGGGCTACGTCCTTACCTTCACCTCGGAGCCCCTCCACACTAACACCCAATTCTTCGAGGAATACGGCGAGCCGGAGCCCATCGCGTTCGTGAATCCGGCCGACGTGAAGGCCGACGTGGCGTGTATAGAGGCGGGCGGCGTTTCGGTTAGGGTCAAGCTCGTAGCCGACCCCGAGGTCCCGCGCGGGGTGGTCCTAATGAGGGGCATAGCGAGGGGGCTGGACGGCATGCCCATAAACGCGGTCGTCGACGGCACGCCGAATCCCTACGGGGGGACTCCGCGCATAAATACGAGCTACGTGGAGCTCCGCCCCTGTAGTAATGTTTTTAAGGTCTGA
- a CDS encoding helicase C-terminal domain-containing protein, which produces MRILLQAPPGFGKSRRLAKIAVEHGGPAVFFVRSHMEAFQIYSYIASYGGTASLMFGRSALCKFGAKTVAECSALREKGICKARYKYIDRRFAKIEEIYDSGVCPYEYLQALGRQSKITVLPLSYLESQEYLSSIADLLRDAELIVVDEAHNLLLHDLAVEKDLPSTRLCDESLRKCLLLPVVGRLLGGRDVVLASASITRPFSDMFIELLNIKYINRDNIFFDNLIIDIYPVEIRYKNRMKKYVVDLIREIIQSIFKSNKVIVFVPNKELFEYYKRRLKGLPLSDRPLGDLPHIVLTYFGSPLAEGLNIDVDAAVLIGFPLPNIKDPWLKSKMRLIGELGYNGFKYVLLFSAISNSIQAMGRAMRDLEKKEKYIVAVDDRFWRYRWAMPQWFYSSATLRETPKR; this is translated from the coding sequence GTGAGGATATTACTACAGGCGCCGCCTGGATTCGGCAAGAGCAGGAGGCTGGCGAAAATTGCTGTAGAACACGGCGGTCCCGCCGTGTTCTTCGTCAGGTCCCATATGGAGGCGTTTCAGATATATTCCTACATAGCCTCATACGGCGGGACCGCGTCCTTGATGTTCGGCCGCTCGGCGTTATGTAAATTCGGCGCCAAGACGGTGGCTGAATGCTCGGCGTTGAGGGAAAAAGGCATATGTAAAGCCCGCTATAAATATATAGATAGGAGATTCGCGAAGATCGAGGAGATTTACGACTCGGGCGTGTGTCCCTACGAGTACCTACAAGCCCTGGGCAGACAGAGCAAGATAACGGTCCTGCCCCTTTCCTATCTAGAAAGTCAAGAGTACCTCTCGTCTATAGCCGACTTGCTTCGAGACGCAGAGCTCATAGTTGTGGACGAGGCCCACAACTTACTACTCCACGACTTGGCCGTAGAGAAGGACTTGCCGTCAACACGCCTATGCGACGAATCGTTGCGGAAATGCTTGTTGTTGCCAGTAGTCGGGAGACTACTAGGCGGACGAGATGTGGTGCTCGCAAGCGCATCAATAACGAGGCCTTTCTCTGATATGTTCATCGAATTGCTTAATATAAAATATATAAATAGAGATAATATATTTTTTGATAATTTAATTATAGATATATATCCAGTAGAAATAAGATACAAAAATAGAATGAAGAAATATGTTGTAGATTTAATAAGAGAAATTATTCAAAGTATATTTAAGTCTAATAAAGTAATTGTATTTGTCCCAAATAAAGAGTTATTTGAGTACTACAAGAGGAGACTTAAGGGCTTACCGCTGTCGGACAGGCCGCTGGGAGATCTGCCTCATATAGTCCTGACATATTTCGGTAGCCCTCTTGCCGAGGGCTTGAATATAGATGTCGACGCTGCGGTGTTGATCGGATTTCCGTTGCCCAACATCAAAGACCCCTGGCTTAAATCAAAAATGAGGCTGATAGGCGAGCTGGGCTACAACGGCTTTAAGTACGTCCTCCTCTTCAGCGCAATTAGCAACTCCATACAGGCTATGGGCAGGGCCATGCGGGATTTAGAGAAAAAAGAGAAGTATATAGTCGCGGTGGACGATAGGTTCTGGCGATATAGATGGGCCATGCCCCAATGGTTCTACTCATCGGCGACGTTGAGAGAGACCCCTAAGAGGTGA
- a CDS encoding DUF87 domain-containing protein — protein MDPLLVALISTAAAAYLWRDGEVPVGLGSGGVVYMPLDKHITIMGPTRSGKTTLAKKIARRSRKKTLVLDWNGEYDIGLKVPAAKLRIDVSGLNKKILVELIGLSLNLNEPSIYFMYRSIKDYKIERPEDLLAAIDSYLTTTKSETEMKAAVLRRLEYILDALSQGKVPIPLLFRYRGNVVLDLSGLSLVEEKVLISSLILTFIYNHFRKNKITKNIELIVIIDEAQNVLSMNIIKHIVTEMAKYGIRAILVTNTLPSEDIMAHTNIIIVKPHISYKLNINHSSIIINDKIYKIYKFF, from the coding sequence ATGGACCCCCTCCTCGTGGCCTTGATCTCCACAGCCGCCGCGGCCTATTTGTGGAGAGACGGCGAGGTGCCGGTAGGGCTCGGCTCGGGCGGCGTAGTCTACATGCCGCTGGACAAACACATAACGATAATGGGGCCTACGAGGTCCGGCAAGACCACCCTAGCCAAGAAGATAGCCAGGAGGAGCAGGAAGAAGACGTTGGTGCTGGACTGGAACGGCGAGTACGACATAGGCCTCAAGGTCCCAGCGGCTAAGTTGAGAATAGACGTGTCTGGCCTCAATAAGAAAATCCTAGTGGAGCTGATAGGGCTCTCGCTGAACCTAAACGAGCCATCTATATACTTTATGTATAGGTCTATAAAAGACTACAAGATAGAGAGGCCGGAAGACCTCCTAGCCGCCATAGACTCGTACCTGACTACAACTAAAAGCGAGACGGAGATGAAGGCCGCTGTGTTGAGGCGCCTGGAATATATCCTAGATGCATTAAGCCAGGGGAAGGTGCCCATACCCCTCCTCTTTAGGTATAGGGGAAATGTAGTGTTGGATCTATCGGGCCTTTCGCTTGTCGAAGAGAAGGTACTAATCTCATCGTTAATATTGACGTTTATATACAACCATTTTAGGAAAAATAAAATAACAAAAAATATTGAATTAATTGTTATAATAGATGAAGCTCAAAATGTATTATCGATGAACATAATAAAGCATATAGTTACAGAAATGGCGAAATACGGCATAAGGGCCATCCTCGTCACTAACACCCTGCCTTCTGAGGACATCATGGCACATACAAATATAATTATCGTAAAGCCCCATATCTCATATAAATTAAACATAAATCATTCATCAATAATAATAAATGATAAAATATATAAGATATATAAATTCTTTTAA
- a CDS encoding M48 family metalloprotease, protein MGDLERLAQRLEVRNGVLLVDGEAIDVKRPRLKGLKERAAYLLYLKQLIRDDRHNAAIIGVWKSGRLVEPQEIKLSPLFLLLPFMLSVPPAFILHHTELQLAIGITAILASYFAIFFYLKSKCINADYITIIKTKHNDIDFLRRNKKKILENPEILGEYESYHFRAKGICVVKDRIANAMSFQTPFGSIIMVTTGLLAKLTPEELEAALKHEEGHIKLRHMYKILIFLISEFILRVYLINYIYSNISLYLIGIHLIGASFLYTSLIRLYEYEADRYANSIHLATGLLKVGWNEVVEDVLYPTYSKLRFLIKTHPNTLDRVLRLWTS, encoded by the coding sequence GTGGGCGACCTAGAGAGGCTGGCGCAACGCCTAGAGGTCAGAAATGGAGTCCTTCTAGTCGACGGGGAGGCTATAGACGTAAAGAGGCCGAGACTTAAAGGCCTAAAAGAGCGGGCGGCCTACCTCCTCTACCTAAAACAACTAATTAGAGACGACAGGCACAACGCTGCCATCATTGGCGTCTGGAAGTCCGGAAGGCTTGTGGAGCCCCAAGAGATAAAGTTGAGCCCCCTATTTCTCCTACTGCCCTTCATGTTGTCGGTCCCCCCCGCGTTTATCCTACACCATACAGAGCTCCAGCTGGCAATCGGCATTACGGCCATATTGGCTAGCTACTTCGCCATATTTTTCTATTTAAAAAGTAAATGCATTAATGCAGATTATATAACAATAATTAAAACAAAACATAATGATATTGATTTTTTAAGGAGAAATAAAAAGAAAATTTTAGAAAATCCAGAAATTTTAGGCGAATACGAATCCTATCACTTCAGGGCGAAAGGCATATGTGTGGTCAAAGATCGCATCGCAAACGCCATGTCGTTTCAGACGCCATTTGGGAGCATCATCATGGTCACGACAGGACTTCTGGCCAAGTTGACGCCTGAGGAGTTAGAGGCGGCCTTAAAGCATGAAGAAGGCCATATAAAACTTCGTCATATGTATAAAATTCTCATATTTCTAATAAGTGAATTCATCTTGAGGGTATATTTAATAAACTATATATACTCAAATATATCTTTATATTTAATTGGAATACATCTAATTGGAGCATCATTTCTATATACGTCGCTCATACGCCTATACGAATATGAGGCGGATAGATACGCCAATTCTATACATTTGGCTACAGGTCTCTTGAAGGTGGGGTGGAATGAGGTGGTCGAGGACGTATTATATCCGACATATTCCAAACTTAGATTCTTAATTAAAACTCACCCTAATACACTCGACAGAGTTCTTAGGTTGTGGACGTCGTAA
- the pcn gene encoding proliferating cell nuclear antigen (pcna), whose translation MAKYVITYTDAKEWSYILDSIAVLVEEAAFIFRQDGMALRSLDPSRTAMVDLFVPKEAFEEYPELQSDLRVGINFKDFKKLLRRLKKGDKISLEVEESKLRVKLIGKSTRSITLPLLETAVEELPTPKVVYTAMVKTASDVLSQALKDADAVADSVKFDVDEEALYIRASSDRGEVEVKLDKGGELVYEFDVKEPASATFSLEYLVDISSKASKVSDIVTIELATAKPISLTFDIPAGGKLTYFVAPHMEQ comes from the coding sequence ATGGCTAAATACGTCATAACGTATACAGACGCCAAGGAGTGGTCCTACATCCTTGACTCCATAGCCGTCTTGGTGGAAGAGGCGGCGTTTATATTCAGACAAGACGGCATGGCGTTGAGGTCCCTGGACCCCTCCAGGACCGCAATGGTTGACCTCTTTGTGCCCAAAGAGGCCTTCGAGGAATATCCGGAGCTCCAATCGGACCTGAGGGTCGGAATAAACTTTAAGGACTTCAAGAAGCTCCTCAGAAGGCTCAAAAAGGGCGATAAGATATCCCTAGAGGTCGAGGAGTCCAAGTTGAGAGTTAAGCTGATAGGCAAGTCCACCCGCTCGATCACGTTGCCGCTGTTGGAGACCGCTGTGGAGGAATTGCCGACCCCCAAGGTCGTATACACAGCGATGGTCAAAACAGCCAGCGACGTGTTAAGCCAAGCATTGAAGGACGCAGACGCCGTAGCCGACTCGGTCAAGTTCGACGTGGACGAAGAGGCGCTCTACATAAGGGCTTCAAGCGACAGAGGGGAGGTGGAAGTCAAACTGGACAAGGGCGGGGAACTGGTCTACGAGTTTGACGTCAAGGAGCCTGCCAGCGCCACCTTCTCGTTGGAGTACCTAGTGGACATATCGAGCAAGGCGTCTAAAGTCAGCGATATAGTCACCATAGAGCTCGCCACGGCCAAGCCTATATCGCTCACCTTCGACATACCTGCCGGAGGCAAGTTGACTTACTTCGTGGCTCCGCACATGGAGCAATAG